A window from Ignavibacteriota bacterium encodes these proteins:
- a CDS encoding Gfo/Idh/MocA family oxidoreductase, which yields MINKNFNWGIIGPGRIANNFAKAVEVLENTNVYAVASRNKDRAKVFADNYGIINIYNSYEELVNDPKIDAVYIATPHPFHFEQAWLTLKAGKPVLCEKPLTINFNEAKKLFDLAKENNVFIMEAMWTRFLPIYKVVRNWLDENLIGEIKLLTSTFGYAFERNLDDRFFNHQLAGGALIDLGIYSIAVSQWVLRKDPISFSASGYLGETNVDEMTAVNLNYGNGIISQFSCNLISQNENSFIIYGSKGHIIIHCMFWAATKATLYINESEITEERPFRATGFEYQIEEAMDCIKTGKLQSDEMSHERTLSNMKLMDDIRKSIGLKYSFE from the coding sequence ATGATTAATAAAAATTTTAATTGGGGAATTATTGGTCCCGGCAGAATTGCAAATAATTTTGCAAAAGCAGTTGAAGTACTTGAAAACACTAATGTTTATGCGGTTGCAAGCAGAAACAAAGATAGAGCTAAAGTTTTTGCAGATAATTATGGAATTATTAATATTTACAATTCTTACGAAGAATTAGTTAATGATCCGAAAATAGATGCTGTTTATATTGCAACTCCTCACCCATTTCATTTTGAACAAGCTTGGCTTACATTAAAAGCTGGTAAACCAGTTTTGTGCGAAAAACCTTTAACTATAAATTTTAACGAAGCTAAAAAATTATTTGATTTAGCAAAAGAAAATAATGTTTTTATTATGGAAGCAATGTGGACTCGTTTTCTTCCCATTTACAAGGTTGTGAGAAATTGGCTTGATGAAAATTTAATTGGAGAAATAAAATTATTAACTTCAACATTTGGTTATGCCTTTGAAAGAAATTTGGATGATAGATTTTTCAATCACCAATTAGCCGGAGGCGCTTTAATAGATTTGGGAATTTACTCAATTGCTGTATCACAATGGGTTTTAAGAAAAGATCCAATCTCGTTTTCCGCAAGTGGTTATTTGGGTGAAACGAATGTTGATGAAATGACTGCAGTGAATTTGAATTATGGAAATGGAATAATTTCACAATTTAGTTGCAATTTAATTTCACAAAACGAAAATTCATTTATAATTTATGGATCAAAAGGACATATAATAATTCATTGCATGTTTTGGGCTGCAACAAAAGCCACATTATATATTAACGAAAGTGAAATTACCGAGGAAAGACCTTTTCGCGCAACCGGTTTTGAATATCAGATTGAAGAAGCTATGGATTGCATAAAAACTGGTAAATTACAAAGTGATGAAATGTCTCATGAAAGAACTTTATCAAATATGAAGCTTATGGATGATATACGGAAATCAATTGGTTTAAAATATTCCTTTGAATAA
- a CDS encoding SdpI family protein — protein MITSLITFFITGIIFSVISIPLIKRKIKINNWYGIRLPQTMESEAVWYEVNERAGRYLFFFGILLSLLSVILYYFPFIDEVYTIFILLAFLIGGSILIIVLSIKYANKFESL, from the coding sequence ATGATTACGAGTTTAATTACATTTTTTATTACCGGAATAATTTTTTCTGTTATTTCAATTCCATTGATTAAAAGAAAAATTAAAATAAATAATTGGTATGGAATTCGGCTTCCGCAAACAATGGAAAGCGAAGCGGTTTGGTATGAAGTAAACGAAAGAGCCGGGAGATATCTATTTTTCTTCGGAATATTACTTTCATTGTTATCCGTAATTTTATATTATTTTCCATTCATTGATGAAGTTTATACAATTTTTATTTTACTCGCATTTTTAATCGGCGGATCAATTTTAATAATTGTTTTATCAATAAAATATGCAAATAAATTTGAGAGTTTATGA
- the rsgA gene encoding ribosome small subunit-dependent GTPase A, translating to MNIYSLGLNEDENKLTINKEFKIARVVSVHRESYKISDGVNEYFAKVTGNLMFSANTSLDFPTVGDFVNFQIFDEDSTALIHNVLERKNLLSRKTPGKKIDFQLIAANVDFAIIIQALDNDFNSNRLERYLTMVNEFKVIPIILLSKSDLLNFDETEKIVDRLKKENSEIPTFAFSNFEDNLENLKKIFQPKKTYCFIGSSGVGKTTLLNNILGKDMFETKEVRKGDNRGKHTTTARQLVILENGAMIIDTPGMRELGNISASEGIEKTFDEITSLMEQCQFADCTHTVEKGCAILEALENNVISEKRYNNFIKLKKESEYYERSYVERRKRDKEFGKMVKSILNDKNNLKNRL from the coding sequence ATGAATATTTACTCACTTGGCTTAAACGAGGATGAAAATAAATTAACTATAAATAAAGAATTTAAAATTGCACGCGTTGTTTCTGTGCATAGAGAAAGTTACAAAATAAGTGATGGCGTTAATGAATATTTTGCAAAAGTTACCGGCAATCTTATGTTTTCAGCAAATACAAGCTTGGATTTTCCCACAGTTGGCGATTTTGTAAACTTCCAAATTTTCGATGAAGATTCAACAGCTTTGATCCATAATGTTTTGGAAAGAAAAAATTTACTTTCTCGAAAAACTCCGGGAAAGAAAATTGATTTTCAATTAATTGCTGCAAATGTGGATTTTGCAATAATCATTCAAGCACTTGATAATGATTTTAATTCCAACCGACTTGAGCGATATTTAACAATGGTGAACGAATTTAAAGTTATTCCAATAATTTTATTAAGTAAATCTGATTTGTTAAATTTTGATGAAACAGAGAAAATAGTTGATAGATTAAAAAAAGAAAATTCGGAAATTCCTACTTTTGCGTTCAGTAATTTTGAAGATAATTTGGAAAATTTGAAAAAAATATTTCAACCTAAAAAAACTTATTGTTTTATTGGTTCATCCGGAGTTGGGAAAACAACTTTGCTTAATAATATTTTAGGCAAAGATATGTTTGAAACAAAAGAAGTTAGAAAAGGTGATAACAGAGGAAAACACACAACTACGGCACGGCAATTAGTTATTTTAGAAAACGGAGCAATGATTATTGATACTCCCGGAATGAGAGAATTAGGAAATATTTCTGCTAGTGAAGGAATTGAAAAAACTTTTGATGAAATTACAAGTCTAATGGAACAATGCCAGTTTGCAGATTGTACACATACGGTTGAAAAAGGTTGTGCAATTTTAGAAGCTTTAGAAAATAATGTAATCTCAGAAAAACGATATAACAATTTTATTAAGCTGAAAAAAGAATCCGAATATTATGAACGTTCTTATGTTGAAAGAAGAAAGCGTGATAAAGAATTTGGTAAAATGGTTAAATCAATTTTAAATGATAAAAATAATTTGAAAAATAGATTATGA
- a CDS encoding metallophosphoesterase: MRNNQIIAFAIFSVVLLIIDFYAYRGVKKLIIDLNKSLKNIIKILFWIIPVILIAGMFLIPLIREQINPAEFLIYFHFISGTFILFYIPKLIFIVFNFIDDLIHGAIHIFSKKKKLNHEEVQSKKISRSKFLTQIGIISAGIPFVSLIYGIGWGRFNITVRNEKIFSEKLPKKFNGLKIVQLSDFHIGSLLNQKDFVEEIVEKVNSLNPDLFLFTGDMVNNVSEEMDSFLEILSKINSKYGKYSVLGNHDYGEYFEWKSELDKSYNLERLKQLQKNIGLDLLLNESRKIKIEDEEIEIIGIENWGLPPFPQYGDLQKAMENVDEDKFKILLSHDPTHWDEQVLGFTNIDLTLSGHTHGAQFGIEIPGWRWSPVNIRYKRWGGLYTEKNQNLYVNTGIGYIGFPGRVGMPPEITVIELETKIS; encoded by the coding sequence ATGAGAAATAATCAAATAATTGCATTTGCAATTTTCAGTGTTGTGCTTTTGATAATTGATTTTTATGCTTATCGCGGAGTAAAAAAATTAATTATTGATTTAAATAAATCGTTAAAAAATATTATTAAAATTTTATTTTGGATTATTCCGGTAATACTAATTGCCGGAATGTTTTTAATTCCGCTAATTCGAGAGCAAATTAATCCCGCAGAGTTTTTAATTTATTTTCATTTTATATCGGGAACATTCATTTTGTTCTACATTCCCAAACTAATATTTATTGTATTTAATTTTATTGATGATTTAATTCATGGAGCAATTCATATTTTTTCAAAAAAGAAAAAATTAAATCACGAAGAAGTTCAATCGAAAAAAATATCAAGAAGTAAATTCTTAACACAAATTGGAATAATATCGGCGGGCATTCCGTTTGTTTCTTTAATTTATGGAATTGGCTGGGGAAGATTTAACATAACAGTTAGAAACGAAAAAATATTTTCCGAGAAATTACCTAAAAAATTTAACGGATTAAAAATTGTTCAGCTTTCTGATTTTCATATTGGGAGTTTACTAAATCAGAAAGATTTTGTTGAAGAAATTGTTGAAAAAGTAAATTCGTTAAATCCCGATTTATTTTTATTTACCGGAGATATGGTTAATAATGTTTCGGAAGAAATGGATAGTTTTTTAGAGATTTTGAGCAAAATAAATTCGAAATATGGAAAATATTCTGTTTTGGGAAATCATGATTATGGCGAATATTTTGAATGGAAGTCTGAACTTGATAAATCATATAATCTGGAAAGATTAAAGCAATTACAAAAAAATATTGGTTTAGATTTGTTGCTCAATGAAAGTAGAAAAATTAAAATTGAAGATGAAGAAATAGAAATAATTGGTATAGAAAATTGGGGACTTCCGCCATTTCCTCAATATGGTGATTTGCAAAAAGCGATGGAAAATGTTGATGAAGATAAATTTAAAATATTACTCTCGCATGATCCAACACATTGGGATGAACAAGTTTTGGGATTTACTAATATTGATTTAACTCTTTCTGGTCATACACACGGAGCGCAATTTGGGATTGAAATTCCGGGCTGGAGATGGAGTCCGGTAAATATTCGTTATAAAAGATGGGGTGGACTTTATACAGAAAAAAATCAGAATCTTTATGTAAATACCGGAATTGGATATATTGGTTTTCCCGGTAGAGTTGGAATGCCTCCGGAAATTACGGTAATTGAGTTGGAAACAAAAATTTCCTAA
- a CDS encoding FAD-dependent oxidoreductase, protein MKKVVIIGGGVSGLFSAYYLNKLNYDVTIIDEHNFDYGCSHGNAGLVVPSHIIPLASPSIIPKAIKWMFNSKSPLSFYPRLNKDFISWCFKFLKHANNKHVNDSIIPLRDISFLSSCLYKEVAEELGNSFGLTDKGLLMLYKNEKTAKEEIELAKLSNKFEIETKILSKSEIQNLDPNCKYDVIGGVLYLSDSHFTPNNLISSLVENLKSKNVNLVPNEVIRKIKFSSKHIRSVSSSKNTYEADLFLFSSGVWTSELLKKMKINMPLMPGKGYSFNIDQKNNFPTYPSILVDERVAVTPMNGFLRIGGNMEIDTINHKVRTSRVESMIESFKKYYPELNIETPIEENIWHGLRPCSPDGLPYIGNSNKYSNLFIATGHAMLGMSLGPATGKLISEIISDQKTSVNVEAYNPERYN, encoded by the coding sequence ATGAAAAAAGTTGTAATTATCGGTGGCGGTGTTTCGGGACTTTTCTCTGCATACTATCTAAATAAATTAAATTATGATGTCACAATAATTGATGAGCATAATTTTGATTACGGATGTTCGCATGGCAATGCTGGGCTTGTTGTTCCAAGCCATATTATTCCATTAGCTTCGCCAAGTATAATTCCTAAGGCAATTAAATGGATGTTCAATTCAAAATCTCCTCTTTCATTTTATCCAAGATTAAATAAAGATTTTATTTCTTGGTGTTTTAAATTTTTAAAACATGCAAATAATAAACATGTAAACGATTCAATAATTCCGTTAAGAGATATTTCTTTTTTAAGCAGTTGTTTATACAAAGAAGTTGCTGAAGAACTAGGTAATTCATTTGGATTAACAGACAAAGGTTTGTTGATGCTTTATAAAAATGAAAAAACTGCCAAAGAAGAAATTGAGCTTGCTAAGCTTTCCAATAAGTTTGAAATTGAAACAAAAATTCTATCAAAAAGTGAAATTCAAAATTTAGATCCAAATTGTAAATATGATGTAATTGGCGGAGTTCTATATTTAAGTGATTCTCATTTTACTCCAAATAATTTAATCTCCTCATTGGTAGAAAATTTAAAGTCAAAAAATGTGAATCTTGTTCCTAATGAAGTTATTCGAAAAATTAAATTCTCGAGTAAGCATATTAGGAGCGTTTCCAGCAGTAAAAATACTTATGAAGCCGATTTATTCCTATTTTCTTCCGGTGTTTGGACTTCCGAATTATTAAAGAAAATGAAAATTAATATGCCGTTAATGCCGGGAAAGGGTTACAGTTTTAATATTGATCAGAAAAATAATTTCCCAACCTACCCATCAATATTGGTTGATGAAAGAGTTGCCGTAACTCCAATGAACGGATTTTTAAGAATTGGCGGAAATATGGAGATTGATACTATCAATCATAAAGTTAGAACAAGTAGAGTAGAAAGTATGATTGAGTCGTTTAAAAAATATTATCCGGAATTAAATATTGAAACGCCAATTGAAGAAAATATTTGGCACGGATTACGTCCTTGTTCACCCGATGGGCTTCCATATATCGGGAATAGTAATAAATATAGTAATTTATTTATTGCAACCGGACATGCAATGTTGGGAATGAGTTTAGGACCCGCAACGGGAAAATTAATTTCCGAAATAATTTCAGATCAAAAAACTTCTGTTAATGTAGAAGCTTATAATCCGGAAAGATATAATTAA
- a CDS encoding 4-hydroxyproline epimerase yields MAKKTFFCIDGHTCGNPVRIVAGGGPLLNGETIFEKRLHFMKEFDWIRKGLMFEPRGHDMMSGSILYPPSNPENDISVLFIETSGCLPMCGHGTIGMITIAIENGLINPMVKGKVRLETPAGLVLVDYNQVGEKVKSVRLTNVASFLAGENLSITSLALGELTIDVSYGGNFYAIIDPQKNFGGIENYSADQLISFSREIRNEINKKYLFKHPENELISGVSHIQWTGKTISPEATARNAVFYGDKAIDRSPCGTGTSARMAQWFSKGKLKFGDQFIHESIIGSQFIGKVEAETKVGNYKAIIPSIEGWAKITGYNTIIIDDDDPYAHGFQVI; encoded by the coding sequence ATGGCGAAGAAAACATTTTTTTGTATTGATGGACATACTTGCGGAAATCCCGTACGCATTGTTGCTGGCGGAGGTCCACTATTAAATGGTGAAACTATTTTTGAAAAACGACTTCACTTTATGAAAGAATTTGATTGGATTAGAAAAGGTTTAATGTTTGAGCCGCGTGGACATGATATGATGTCTGGAAGTATTTTGTATCCTCCTAGTAATCCAGAAAATGATATCAGCGTTTTGTTCATCGAAACAAGTGGATGTTTGCCAATGTGCGGTCACGGAACAATTGGAATGATAACAATAGCAATTGAAAATGGTTTGATAAATCCAATGGTAAAAGGTAAAGTTAGATTGGAAACTCCAGCCGGTTTGGTTCTTGTTGATTATAATCAAGTTGGAGAAAAAGTAAAATCCGTAAGACTTACAAATGTAGCCTCGTTTCTAGCGGGAGAAAATCTTTCAATAACAAGCTTGGCTTTGGGTGAATTAACAATTGATGTTTCTTACGGTGGAAATTTTTATGCAATTATTGATCCCCAAAAAAACTTTGGCGGAATAGAAAATTATTCGGCAGATCAATTAATTAGTTTTAGCAGAGAAATTAGAAATGAAATAAATAAAAAATATTTATTTAAACATCCGGAAAATGAACTTATATCCGGAGTCAGCCATATACAATGGACCGGAAAAACTATATCGCCAGAAGCAACTGCGCGCAATGCCGTATTTTATGGCGATAAGGCAATCGACCGTTCTCCTTGCGGGACGGGCACCTCTGCGAGAATGGCACAATGGTTTTCTAAAGGAAAGTTAAAGTTTGGTGATCAATTTATTCATGAAAGTATTATCGGTTCTCAATTTATTGGAAAAGTTGAAGCCGAAACAAAAGTTGGAAATTACAAAGCAATTATTCCAAGTATTGAAGGCTGGGCAAAAATTACCGGATACAATACAATTATTATTGATGACGATGATCCTTATGCTCATGGATTTCAAGTAATTTAG
- a CDS encoding aldehyde dehydrogenase (NADP(+)), with translation MITGKNYIGNTLSNNGEKTFQAYNPNNFEMMEEVFYCATEDELNSAVKLAKSAFHKYKNFSGIKKAEFLESIAEEILNLGDELIQRSVLETALPEARIIGERGRTVNQLKMFAQLLKEGSWVEASIDTAIPQRQPIPKSDIRKMREAIGPVVVFGASNFPLAFSTAGGDTASALAAGCPVIVKSHPSHPGTSELVASAIIKAAEKTKMPNGIFSLLNDSGFEIATKLVNHKEIKAVAFTGSFNGGKSLFDIANKREEPIPVFAEMGSINPVFVLPNKLNVNYENVATNLASSITLGAGQFCTNPGLIITVENPKLNLFIESLAKKIYESSSSKMLNKGIVQNYNLRRNKMLEEKGIKIEANSSHDSNFGNSTLVSTSADNFINNPNLHEEVFGPFSLIVICKNIDEMKVVAKKLKGQLTSTFIAEKNELLENNHLIEILRDKVGRIIFNGVPTGVEVCASMQHGGPFPASTDSRFTSVGTDAVKRFTRPICYQDFPNELLPDELKNENPLNIWRLVNNNFTQNKI, from the coding sequence ATGATAACCGGAAAAAATTATATCGGAAATACTTTATCAAATAACGGCGAAAAAACATTTCAAGCATATAATCCAAATAATTTTGAAATGATGGAAGAAGTTTTTTACTGTGCAACTGAAGATGAATTAAATTCTGCAGTTAAATTAGCAAAATCTGCATTTCATAAATACAAAAATTTTTCTGGGATAAAAAAAGCAGAATTTTTAGAAAGTATTGCCGAAGAAATTTTAAATCTTGGTGATGAATTAATTCAACGATCAGTCTTAGAAACAGCTTTGCCGGAAGCAAGAATTATTGGTGAACGCGGAAGAACAGTTAATCAACTAAAAATGTTTGCACAATTACTCAAAGAAGGTTCTTGGGTTGAAGCTTCGATTGATACAGCAATTCCGCAACGTCAGCCAATTCCTAAATCTGATATAAGAAAAATGCGAGAAGCCATTGGTCCGGTTGTAGTTTTTGGTGCCAGTAATTTTCCGCTTGCATTTTCAACAGCCGGAGGAGATACTGCATCAGCTTTGGCTGCCGGTTGTCCGGTAATAGTAAAATCTCATCCGTCTCATCCAGGAACGAGCGAGCTTGTTGCTTCTGCAATTATCAAAGCTGCAGAAAAAACAAAAATGCCCAACGGTATATTTTCATTACTAAATGATTCTGGTTTCGAAATTGCAACAAAATTAGTTAATCATAAAGAAATTAAAGCTGTTGCATTCACTGGTTCTTTTAACGGAGGAAAATCTTTATTTGATATTGCAAATAAAAGAGAAGAACCTATTCCGGTTTTTGCAGAAATGGGAAGCATAAATCCAGTTTTTGTTTTACCAAATAAATTAAATGTTAATTATGAAAATGTTGCAACAAATCTCGCATCCTCAATTACCTTGGGCGCGGGACAATTTTGTACAAATCCCGGTTTAATTATTACTGTTGAAAATCCTAAGCTAAATTTATTTATTGAATCTTTAGCAAAAAAAATATACGAAAGTTCATCAAGTAAAATGTTGAACAAAGGAATTGTGCAAAATTATAATTTGCGAAGAAATAAAATGTTGGAAGAAAAAGGAATAAAGATTGAAGCAAATTCTTCACATGATAGTAATTTCGGTAATTCCACATTGGTTTCTACAAGCGCAGATAATTTTATAAATAATCCAAATTTGCATGAAGAAGTTTTTGGTCCATTTTCATTAATTGTAATTTGCAAAAATATTGATGAAATGAAAGTAGTTGCTAAAAAGTTAAAAGGACAATTAACTTCAACTTTTATTGCAGAAAAAAATGAACTTTTAGAAAATAATCATTTGATTGAAATTCTTAGAGATAAAGTAGGAAGAATAATTTTTAACGGTGTTCCTACCGGAGTTGAAGTTTGCGCTTCAATGCAGCACGGCGGTCCTTTTCCGGCAAGTACAGATTCAAGATTTACGTCTGTGGGAACGGATGCAGTTAAAAGATTTACACGACCAATTTGTTATCAAGATTTTCCGAATGAACTATTACCAGATGAATTGAAAAATGAAAATCCGTTAAATATTTGGCGCTTAGTAAATAATAATTTTACACAAAATAAAATTTAA
- a CDS encoding dihydrodipicolinate synthase family protein, with protein sequence MQVNWKGVYPAITTKFTADDNLDLELFSKNIEFQIEAGIDGIILAGSLGEASTLSDEEKFILVDVTKKVAGDKIPVILNIAEQSTKEAIRIAKEAEQKGVDGFMLLPPMRYAADSLETVEYFKAIAKSTTLSIMIYNNPIDYKIPVTLEMFEQLAELDNINAVKESTRDVTNVTRMINKFGKRFKILCGVDTIALECLALGADGWVGGLVCAFPKETVAIYRLTKSGRVDDAVKIARWFLPLLELDINPKLVQNIKLAETYTGIGSEYVRAPRLPLYGTEREKVKNIIETALENRPVLPEYLSIKIENN encoded by the coding sequence ATGCAAGTCAACTGGAAAGGCGTTTATCCGGCAATAACTACAAAGTTTACTGCAGATGATAACTTAGATTTAGAATTGTTTTCTAAAAATATTGAGTTTCAAATTGAAGCTGGAATTGATGGAATAATATTAGCCGGAAGTTTGGGTGAAGCCTCAACTTTATCAGATGAAGAAAAATTTATTTTAGTTGATGTAACAAAAAAAGTTGCCGGAGATAAAATTCCCGTAATTCTAAACATTGCAGAACAATCAACAAAAGAAGCTATTCGTATTGCAAAAGAAGCAGAACAAAAAGGTGTAGATGGATTTATGCTTTTGCCGCCAATGCGTTATGCCGCAGATAGTTTGGAAACTGTTGAATATTTTAAAGCTATTGCAAAATCAACAACTTTGTCAATAATGATTTATAACAATCCGATTGATTATAAAATTCCAGTAACTCTAGAAATGTTTGAACAACTTGCAGAATTAGATAATATAAATGCCGTAAAAGAATCAACTCGAGATGTAACCAACGTAACAAGAATGATAAATAAATTTGGAAAAAGATTTAAAATCTTATGCGGTGTTGATACAATTGCTTTAGAATGTTTAGCTCTTGGAGCAGATGGGTGGGTTGGGGGTTTAGTTTGTGCATTTCCAAAAGAAACAGTTGCAATTTATAGATTAACCAAATCCGGAAGAGTTGATGATGCTGTGAAAATTGCAAGGTGGTTTTTACCTTTACTTGAATTGGATATAAATCCCAAACTTGTACAAAATATTAAATTAGCAGAAACCTATACCGGCATTGGCTCAGAATATGTTAGAGCTCCTCGTTTACCGCTTTATGGAACAGAGCGAGAAAAAGTAAAAAATATTATTGAAACAGCTTTAGAAAATCGACCGGTTTTACCGGAATATTTAAGTATAAAAATTGAGAATAATTAA
- a CDS encoding helix-turn-helix domain-containing protein, with translation MKALSFKIPKTNDQSIRVQVDKQKYYYDNFHYHPEIQISYILEGSGTRIIGNSIGKFNKDEIYIIGSNIPHIFKSDKIYYEKKSSLISHSISIYFSEISFGEKFFNLPETQAVYELLINSRKIIFIKPKIIDQIKEKFLNISDVEGFEKFLLFLKILDQLAKTKNSKLLSKTTYELRNTEKNGKRINDVYDFVINNYNRNLTLEETSKIANLSVTAFCRFFKERTRKSFIEFVNEVRIGEACKLLNNQDFSISQICYEVGFNNISNFNRKFKEITNLTPKNYRRTFAENKIG, from the coding sequence TTGAAAGCTTTATCTTTTAAAATTCCTAAAACAAACGATCAGTCAATTCGCGTACAAGTTGATAAACAGAAATATTATTACGACAATTTTCACTATCATCCGGAAATTCAAATATCATATATTCTTGAAGGAAGCGGAACAAGAATTATTGGAAACAGTATTGGGAAATTTAATAAAGATGAAATATATATTATTGGATCAAACATTCCGCATATTTTCAAATCGGATAAAATTTATTATGAGAAAAAAAGTTCTCTGATTTCTCATTCCATTTCAATTTACTTTTCCGAAATTTCTTTTGGTGAAAAGTTTTTCAATTTGCCGGAAACCCAAGCTGTATATGAGTTATTGATCAATTCAAGAAAAATTATTTTTATCAAACCAAAAATAATTGATCAAATTAAAGAAAAATTTTTAAATATTTCAGATGTAGAAGGATTTGAAAAATTTCTGTTATTTCTAAAAATATTAGATCAATTAGCAAAAACTAAAAATTCTAAATTGCTAAGTAAAACAACTTATGAATTGCGAAATACGGAAAAAAATGGAAAAAGAATTAATGATGTTTATGATTTTGTAATTAACAATTATAATAGAAATTTAACTTTAGAAGAAACTTCAAAAATTGCAAATCTTTCTGTTACAGCATTTTGCAGATTTTTTAAAGAGCGAACACGAAAATCATTTATTGAATTTGTTAATGAAGTTAGAATTGGCGAAGCGTGCAAACTTTTAAATAATCAAGATTTTTCTATTTCACAAATTTGTTATGAGGTTGGATTTAATAACATTTCCAACTTTAACAGAAAGTTTAAAGAAATTACAAATCTTACTCCTAAAAACTATAGAAGAACTTTTGCGGAAAATAAAATTGGGTGA